Proteins encoded in a region of the Catalinimonas alkaloidigena genome:
- a CDS encoding amidohydrolase, whose product MSLVTRLFLLSSLPVVLFACSSARETQPAPAELVLRDAAIYTVDSARSWAEAIAVDQGRIVYVGTNEGVNAWTGPQTEVHSLQGRMILPGFHDAHVHPLMGGIELGECDLNGLDTPEAILDSVQAYATAHPALDWIRGGGWDLPIFPQAHPRKEMLDRIVADRPVFLTAADGHSAWVNSLALQRVGITRTTPDPPNGRIERDPRTGEPTGTLREAAVELVANQLPPYTAADYEAGLRRGLALANRLGITSLLEASANQPMLEAYRALDQRGELTARMVVSMKADLAQGEAQLPQLQAWRDTYQGKRLRTSTVKIFADGVIEARTAAMLEPYLDTGDRGALNLAADSLTQFITALDREGFQVHVHAIGDRAIRTALDGFERARNENGVRDSRHHIAHLELIDSADIPRFRTLGVVANFQPLWAFADTYITDLTEPALGPARSRWLYPINSVVATGATTAFGSDWSVSSMNPLDGIQVGVTHLDPDDSTGTPWLPQERVDLPTMLAGYTLQGAYVSFQEQETGSIEVGKAADLVVLDRNLFQIPPHEIHRAKVLMTFLEGALMYQADQP is encoded by the coding sequence ATGTCTCTTGTTACGCGTCTCTTCTTACTCAGCTCGCTACCTGTCGTCTTGTTCGCCTGTTCTTCCGCCCGCGAAACCCAACCCGCGCCGGCCGAACTGGTGCTGCGCGATGCGGCTATCTACACGGTCGATTCCGCGCGTAGCTGGGCCGAAGCCATCGCCGTTGACCAGGGACGCATTGTGTACGTGGGCACGAACGAAGGCGTCAACGCGTGGACTGGTCCTCAGACCGAGGTGCATTCCCTGCAAGGGCGGATGATTCTGCCGGGCTTCCACGACGCCCACGTCCACCCGCTGATGGGCGGCATCGAACTGGGCGAGTGCGACCTCAACGGCCTCGACACGCCGGAAGCGATTCTCGATTCGGTGCAAGCCTACGCCACGGCGCACCCTGCCCTGGACTGGATTCGGGGTGGCGGCTGGGATCTGCCCATTTTTCCGCAAGCCCATCCGCGCAAAGAAATGCTCGACCGCATCGTGGCCGATCGACCGGTGTTTCTCACCGCTGCCGACGGCCATTCGGCCTGGGTAAACAGCCTGGCCCTGCAACGTGTCGGCATCACCCGGACCACGCCAGACCCGCCCAACGGGCGCATCGAACGCGATCCTCGTACGGGCGAGCCGACCGGTACCCTCCGGGAAGCCGCGGTGGAACTGGTCGCAAACCAGCTTCCCCCTTACACCGCCGCCGACTACGAAGCGGGGTTGCGCCGGGGCCTTGCCCTTGCCAACCGCCTGGGCATCACCTCGCTGCTGGAAGCCAGCGCCAACCAACCCATGCTGGAGGCGTACCGTGCCCTCGACCAACGGGGCGAACTGACGGCGCGGATGGTCGTGTCGATGAAGGCCGACCTGGCGCAGGGCGAAGCCCAACTTCCTCAATTGCAGGCGTGGCGCGACACGTACCAGGGAAAACGCCTGCGGACGTCTACGGTGAAGATTTTTGCGGACGGGGTGATTGAGGCGCGCACCGCCGCAATGCTGGAGCCGTATCTCGATACCGGCGACCGGGGTGCTCTCAACCTGGCGGCCGACTCCCTCACGCAATTCATCACCGCACTGGACCGGGAAGGCTTTCAGGTACACGTCCATGCCATCGGCGACCGCGCGATTCGTACGGCTCTCGACGGGTTTGAACGGGCACGAAACGAAAACGGGGTCCGCGACAGCCGGCACCACATCGCCCACCTGGAACTGATCGACTCCGCCGACATCCCACGATTCCGGACGTTGGGCGTCGTTGCGAATTTCCAGCCGCTCTGGGCCTTTGCTGATACGTACATCACCGACCTGACCGAACCGGCGCTGGGCCCAGCCCGGTCGCGTTGGCTCTACCCGATTAACAGTGTGGTGGCGACCGGGGCTACGACCGCCTTCGGCAGCGACTGGTCGGTGTCGTCCATGAATCCCCTCGACGGCATTCAGGTCGGGGTGACGCACCTCGATCCGGACGACAGCACCGGTACGCCCTGGCTGCCGCAGGAACGCGTCGATCTGCCTACCATGCTGGCGGGCTACACCCTGCAGGGGGCCTACGTTAGCTTTCAGGAACAGGAAACCGGCTCGATCGAAGTAGGCAAAGCCGCCGATCTGGTGGTGCTGGACCGAAACCTGTTTCAGATTCCGCCGCACGAAATTC
- a CDS encoding carboxylesterase/lipase family protein, with protein sequence MKTHHARWLPFVLAGGLTLGGLSQPAQSQSAMNLQVKTANGMLEGVENSGIREFKGVPFAAPPVGDLRWREPQPVKNWEGVRKADHFGPRAMQLPIFGDMNFRSDGVSEDCLYLNIWTPARTGNEKLPVLVYYYGGGFMAGDGSEPRYDGESMARHGIVAVTVNYRLGVFGFMAHPALTKESPHQASGNYGYLDQSAALNWVHENIAAFGGDPDKITIAGESAGSASVSAQMASPLSRDLIAAAIGESGSVLGTLPATSLSAGEEQGVAFAKTLGVKKANAKALAELRAMPAQQLLEESSKPGVGRFSSTVDGYFFPKAPIDIYKAGEQAQVPLLVGWNSQEMPYQVVLGQEAPTPANFKAAVEKLYADNAAEILKRYAANDEESVKWAATDLASDRFIGFSTWKWSDMQAQAGQPVYRYMYARPRPEMRPEMGDAVAGLAGGVVRGEEAKKQKTPPAMGAVHSAEIEYAMGNLPTNRVYDWQPEDYKVSEIMQTFFVNFIKTGDPNGLGVPQWPVTKKGGNAQVMHIDVETGAAAEQHRDRYLFLDQFYNQPEPAK encoded by the coding sequence ATGAAAACCCATCACGCACGCTGGCTGCCGTTCGTCCTCGCAGGCGGCCTTACGCTGGGCGGCCTGTCCCAACCGGCGCAGTCTCAATCGGCTATGAATCTCCAAGTTAAAACCGCCAACGGCATGCTCGAAGGCGTCGAAAACTCGGGCATCCGCGAGTTTAAAGGCGTACCCTTTGCCGCCCCGCCCGTCGGCGACCTGCGCTGGCGCGAACCCCAACCGGTCAAAAACTGGGAAGGCGTCCGCAAGGCCGATCACTTCGGGCCACGGGCCATGCAGCTGCCCATTTTCGGCGACATGAACTTCCGTTCCGATGGCGTCAGCGAAGACTGTCTCTACCTGAACATCTGGACACCCGCCCGCACCGGCAACGAAAAACTGCCCGTCCTGGTCTACTACTACGGCGGCGGCTTTATGGCGGGCGATGGCTCCGAACCGCGGTACGACGGCGAAAGCATGGCGCGCCACGGCATTGTGGCCGTGACGGTCAACTACCGCCTCGGCGTATTCGGGTTCATGGCGCATCCGGCCCTGACGAAAGAATCGCCCCACCAGGCATCGGGGAACTACGGCTACCTCGACCAGAGTGCCGCCCTGAACTGGGTGCACGAAAACATCGCGGCCTTCGGCGGTGATCCCGACAAAATCACCATCGCGGGCGAATCGGCCGGATCGGCGTCGGTCAGTGCGCAAATGGCGTCTCCCCTGTCGCGCGATCTGATCGCGGCAGCCATCGGCGAAAGCGGCTCCGTCTTAGGTACCTTGCCGGCCACTTCCCTGTCGGCCGGTGAAGAACAGGGCGTAGCCTTTGCGAAAACCCTCGGTGTGAAAAAGGCAAATGCCAAAGCCCTGGCCGAACTCCGCGCCATGCCGGCTCAGCAACTGCTGGAAGAATCGAGCAAGCCCGGGGTAGGTCGGTTCTCGTCGACCGTTGACGGCTACTTCTTCCCGAAAGCGCCCATCGACATTTACAAGGCGGGCGAACAGGCGCAGGTGCCGCTGCTGGTCGGCTGGAACTCGCAGGAAATGCCGTATCAGGTAGTACTCGGCCAGGAGGCCCCGACCCCCGCCAACTTCAAAGCCGCGGTCGAGAAACTTTATGCAGACAACGCTGCGGAAATTCTGAAGCGTTACGCAGCCAACGACGAAGAAAGCGTAAAATGGGCCGCCACCGACCTGGCCAGCGACCGTTTCATCGGGTTCAGCACCTGGAAGTGGAGCGACATGCAGGCGCAGGCCGGACAGCCCGTGTACCGCTACATGTACGCCCGCCCTCGCCCGGAAATGCGTCCCGAAATGGGCGATGCCGTAGCCGGACTGGCCGGGGGCGTGGTGCGTGGCGAAGAAGCGAAAAAGCAGAAGACGCCACCAGCCATGGGAGCTGTTCACTCGGCCGAGATCGAATACGCCATGGGCAACCTGCCGACCAACCGCGTGTACGACTGGCAACCGGAAGACTACAAAGTGTCGGAGATCATGCAGACGTTCTTCGTCAACTTCATCAAGACCGGCGACCCGAATGGCCTGGGCGTGCCGCAGTGGCCCGTTACGAAGAAAGGGGGCAACGCACAGGTGATGCACATCGACGTAGAAACCGGTGCCGCCGCAGAACAGCACCGCGACCGGTATCTGTTCCTCGACCAGTTCTACAACCAACCCGAGCCGGCAAAATAA
- a CDS encoding NUDIX hydrolase — MSDPVSPEAHADATGFLPGLAIDTVIVGFHEDQLKILLLEYRNTNLFALPGGFVREDENLNDAARRVLSERTGLQDIYLEQFYTFGDRNRYDAEAMRTIMRNNGTEPEENHWLLRRFVSVGYYALVDFTQVTPRPDALSDRCEWYDLAQLPPLMQDHTQIVEKALETLRENLDRKLIGFNLLPDTFTMGDLQRLYETVMGQSLHRPSFQRKMLGLGILERVAKKWTGGAHKAPYLYRFVSGKPSEVA, encoded by the coding sequence ATGTCTGATCCAGTGTCGCCTGAAGCTCATGCGGATGCGACGGGTTTTTTGCCGGGCCTGGCCATCGATACCGTAATTGTGGGTTTCCACGAAGACCAGTTGAAGATCCTGCTGCTCGAATACCGCAACACCAACCTGTTTGCACTGCCGGGCGGCTTTGTCCGGGAGGACGAAAACCTGAACGACGCCGCGCGGCGTGTGCTTTCGGAGCGTACCGGCCTGCAGGACATTTACCTGGAGCAGTTCTATACGTTTGGGGACCGAAACCGCTACGATGCCGAAGCCATGCGGACCATCATGCGCAACAACGGCACCGAGCCCGAAGAGAACCATTGGCTGCTGCGGCGGTTCGTTTCGGTGGGCTACTACGCGCTGGTCGACTTCACGCAGGTGACGCCCCGCCCGGATGCCCTCTCGGACCGGTGCGAGTGGTACGACCTGGCGCAGTTGCCGCCGCTGATGCAGGACCACACGCAGATTGTGGAGAAGGCGCTGGAAACGCTGCGGGAGAACCTGGACCGCAAGCTGATAGGCTTCAACCTCCTGCCCGATACGTTTACGATGGGCGATCTGCAACGCCTCTACGAAACCGTGATGGGGCAGTCGTTGCACCGTCCCAGCTTTCAGCGGAAAATGCTCGGCCTGGGCATTCTGGAGCGGGTCGCCAAAAAATGGACCGGCGGTGCCCACAAGGCGCCGTACCTCTACCGCTTCGTGTCGGGAAAGCCCTCCGAAGTGGCCTGA
- a CDS encoding aldo/keto reductase codes for MTPRFSRRKALQLMGGLSLGAWTAPVALRAFAATPPGSFEVEATMNTRLIPSSGERLPVVGLGSWIQFDVGTAEAERQPLREVLQRMVDQGGTVIDSSPMYGKSEAVIGDLTTELGRADRFFYATKVWTTGQQAGIAQMEESFRKMQRQTMDLMQIHNLVDWQTHLKTLRDWKAAGKIRYLGITHYTTSAFPQLERILTSESIDFVQLPYSIRVRAAEQRLLSAAKDRGVAVLVNEPYESGSLFRAVKGKPLPDWAGDYDIASWGQFFLKFILSHPAVTCVIPGTSDPAHLVDNMGAGYGTLPDEAGHHRMAAYVAKL; via the coding sequence ATGACACCACGATTTTCCCGGCGCAAGGCACTGCAGCTGATGGGCGGTTTGAGCCTGGGGGCGTGGACTGCGCCGGTCGCGCTCCGGGCGTTCGCGGCTACACCGCCGGGGTCGTTTGAAGTAGAGGCAACCATGAACACACGTCTCATTCCCTCGTCCGGTGAACGCCTGCCCGTGGTCGGGTTAGGCTCCTGGATTCAGTTCGATGTCGGCACAGCCGAGGCCGAGCGCCAGCCCCTCCGCGAAGTACTGCAACGGATGGTCGACCAGGGCGGCACGGTCATCGACTCTTCGCCGATGTACGGAAAATCGGAAGCGGTGATCGGCGACCTGACAACGGAACTGGGGCGGGCGGACCGATTTTTCTACGCTACAAAAGTGTGGACGACGGGTCAACAGGCGGGCATCGCCCAGATGGAGGAATCGTTTCGGAAGATGCAGCGGCAGACAATGGACCTGATGCAGATCCACAACCTGGTCGACTGGCAGACGCACCTGAAAACGCTACGCGATTGGAAAGCGGCAGGAAAAATTCGCTACCTGGGCATTACGCACTACACCACGTCTGCCTTTCCGCAACTGGAACGCATCCTTACTTCGGAGTCCATCGACTTCGTGCAACTCCCCTACTCCATTCGGGTACGCGCGGCCGAACAGCGTCTGTTGTCTGCTGCAAAAGACCGGGGTGTGGCGGTGCTGGTCAACGAACCTTACGAAAGCGGCTCCCTGTTCCGCGCCGTGAAAGGCAAACCCCTACCCGACTGGGCGGGCGACTACGACATTGCCAGTTGGGGGCAGTTCTTCCTGAAATTTATCCTCTCTCACCCAGCCGTGACCTGCGTCATTCCGGGCACCTCCGATCCAGCGCACCTCGTCGACAACATGGGCGCGGGCTACGGCACCCTGCCCGACGAAGCGGGACACCACCGCATGGCGGCGTACGTCGCAAAGCTGTAA
- a CDS encoding Nramp family divalent metal transporter, with product MPFPTRRPSLFALLAPGILVAATGVGAGDLLTASLGGAQVGVGLLWAAVVGAVFKWVLNEGIARWQMATNTTLLEGWSRRLGVWVRWVFLVYFLLWSFMVGGALISACGVAGDGLWRLGDPGTSRLVWGVLHSLVGGVMVWFGGFRVFEKVMSVCIGAMFVCVLLTAVLMQPDWGAVLQGVVTPQLSPENLPWTLGIMGGVGGTVTLLSYGYWIREAGRTGQEGLRASRLDLAVAYAATALFGMAMILIGSRLQLDQQGAAVALELAAQLGDVLGPAGKWLFLVGFWGAVFSSLLGVWQSAPYLFADFYYLGPGRTKPKALADSGPYRIFLVAITLLPMLLLWLSVQQIQLAYAMMGAFFMPLLALTLLLMNNRTGWVGRDFRNSWWLNVLLLITLLAFVWFGWRGVGGG from the coding sequence ATGCCCTTTCCCACCCGACGTCCCTCCCTGTTTGCGCTATTAGCCCCCGGCATTCTGGTGGCGGCGACCGGCGTCGGAGCGGGCGATCTGCTGACGGCCAGCCTCGGCGGGGCGCAGGTGGGTGTCGGGCTGTTGTGGGCGGCGGTGGTCGGGGCGGTGTTCAAGTGGGTGCTGAACGAAGGCATTGCCCGCTGGCAGATGGCGACCAACACCACGCTGCTCGAAGGCTGGTCGCGACGGTTGGGCGTGTGGGTGCGCTGGGTCTTTCTGGTCTATTTCCTGCTGTGGTCGTTCATGGTGGGCGGCGCGCTGATCTCGGCTTGTGGCGTAGCGGGCGACGGCCTCTGGCGACTGGGCGATCCCGGCACTTCGCGCCTCGTGTGGGGCGTTCTGCACTCGCTTGTGGGGGGCGTGATGGTCTGGTTCGGTGGCTTCCGGGTATTCGAGAAGGTAATGTCCGTTTGCATCGGGGCGATGTTTGTGTGCGTGCTGCTAACGGCCGTGCTGATGCAACCCGATTGGGGAGCGGTGTTGCAGGGCGTCGTTACGCCGCAACTTTCGCCGGAAAACTTGCCCTGGACGCTCGGCATCATGGGGGGCGTCGGCGGCACGGTGACGCTGCTGTCGTACGGCTACTGGATTCGGGAAGCGGGCCGCACCGGGCAGGAAGGGCTGCGCGCCAGTCGCCTCGACCTGGCGGTGGCCTACGCCGCGACGGCGCTGTTCGGCATGGCGATGATTCTGATCGGCTCGCGGCTGCAACTCGACCAACAGGGCGCGGCGGTGGCGCTCGAACTGGCCGCGCAACTCGGTGACGTCCTGGGACCGGCCGGCAAGTGGTTGTTTCTGGTGGGTTTCTGGGGAGCCGTGTTTTCCAGCCTGTTGGGCGTCTGGCAAAGCGCGCCGTACCTTTTCGCCGACTTCTATTACCTTGGCCCAGGTCGCACGAAACCGAAAGCGCTGGCCGACTCCGGCCCGTACCGGATTTTTCTGGTGGCCATTACCCTATTGCCCATGCTCCTGCTCTGGTTGTCGGTCCAGCAAATCCAACTGGCCTATGCCATGATGGGCGCGTTTTTCATGCCGCTGCTGGCGCTGACCCTGCTGCTGATGAACAACCGCACGGGCTGGGTAGGGCGCGACTTCCGGAACTCGTGGTGGCTCAACGTCCTGCTGCTCATTACCCTGCTGGCGTTCGTGTGGTTCGGCTGGCGCGGTGTGGGCGGCGGGTGA
- a CDS encoding cyclase family protein encodes MRNFLSSLLLPTVLGLGTGCTSTNPTSEAASPLTGTLVDLTYAFDDSTIYWPTEEGFVLEHGTAGYTDKGYYYTANSFRSAEHGGTHLDAPVHFAEGKQSIDAIPLERLIGPAVVVDVTESALADPDYQITIADFERWEAAHGPLPDQTIVLLRTGYGRYWPQRQRYLGTTATGPEAVAHLHFPGLHPEAARWLVTERHVKAVGLDTPSIDYGQSTLFETHQTLFQENVPAFENVAHLDQLPDRGFTVVALPMKIRGGSGGPLRIIAIVP; translated from the coding sequence ATGCGCAATTTCCTTTCCTCTCTGCTCCTGCCGACCGTGCTTGGACTCGGTACCGGCTGCACGTCTACCAACCCCACCTCCGAAGCCGCGTCTCCCCTGACCGGAACGCTGGTCGACCTGACCTATGCCTTCGACGACAGCACGATCTACTGGCCTACGGAAGAAGGGTTTGTGCTGGAACACGGGACGGCGGGCTACACTGACAAGGGCTATTACTACACCGCGAATAGCTTTCGCTCGGCCGAGCACGGCGGGACCCACCTCGACGCGCCGGTTCACTTTGCGGAAGGTAAACAGAGCATCGACGCCATTCCGCTGGAGCGCCTGATCGGTCCCGCCGTGGTGGTGGACGTCACCGAAAGCGCACTGGCTGATCCTGATTACCAGATTACAATCGCCGATTTTGAACGGTGGGAGGCGGCACACGGTCCCCTTCCGGACCAGACCATCGTCCTGCTGCGGACGGGCTACGGTCGCTACTGGCCCCAGCGGCAGCGTTACCTGGGCACCACCGCCACCGGACCGGAGGCCGTGGCGCACCTCCACTTTCCCGGCCTGCACCCGGAAGCGGCGCGCTGGCTCGTGACCGAGCGGCACGTCAAGGCCGTGGGACTCGATACCCCCAGCATCGATTACGGCCAGTCGACCCTATTTGAAACGCACCAGACCCTGTTTCAGGAAAACGTGCCCGCCTTCGAAAACGTGGCGCACCTCGACCAGCTTCCCGACCGGGGGTTCACCGTCGTGGCCCTGCCCATGAAAATCCGGGGCGGCAGTGGCGGCCCGCTGCGCATCATCGCGATTGTGCCCTGA
- a CDS encoding nucleoside deaminase, translating to MDEFMQAAIEEAQQGLREGGIPIGSVLVHKGKILGRGHNRRVQAGSVVLHGEMDALEHAGRQPASVYRDCTLYTTLSPCPMCSGAILLYGIPRVVIGENQSFLGEEALLRLRGVQVEVLQDSTCIALMARFMADSPELWNEDIGE from the coding sequence ATGGACGAATTTATGCAAGCGGCTATCGAAGAAGCACAACAAGGGCTTCGCGAAGGCGGCATTCCTATCGGATCGGTGCTGGTGCACAAGGGAAAAATTTTAGGACGCGGCCACAACCGACGGGTGCAGGCGGGCAGTGTGGTGTTGCACGGCGAGATGGACGCGCTGGAACATGCCGGGCGGCAACCGGCGTCCGTCTACCGGGACTGCACCCTCTACACGACGCTTTCGCCCTGTCCGATGTGCTCGGGCGCCATTCTGCTCTACGGTATTCCGCGCGTGGTGATCGGCGAAAACCAGTCGTTTCTGGGAGAAGAAGCGTTACTGCGATTGCGGGGCGTGCAGGTAGAAGTTCTGCAAGACTCGACCTGCATCGCGTTGATGGCCCGCTTCATGGCCGACTCCCCCGAGCTGTGGAACGAGGACATCGGGGAGTAG
- a CDS encoding TMEM175 family protein produces MSTGRLEAFSDGVIAIIITIMVLEMKVPHEGADLASLRPLLPVFLSYVLSFVYLGIYWNNHHHMLHVTKRVSGSVLWANLHLLFWLSLVPFTTAWMGENHFAAAPMALYGVVLLMAAIAYWILQRSILCKEGPDSLLAEAVGNDLKGKISPVLYLIAIPCAFVSPWISGGLYILVALLWLIPDQRIERTMHEHTETTP; encoded by the coding sequence ATGAGCACCGGCCGACTCGAAGCATTTAGCGATGGCGTCATCGCCATCATCATCACCATCATGGTGCTGGAAATGAAGGTACCTCACGAGGGCGCCGACCTGGCTTCGCTGCGCCCTCTGTTGCCGGTTTTTCTCAGTTACGTGCTCAGCTTCGTGTATCTGGGCATTTACTGGAACAACCACCACCACATGTTGCACGTCACCAAACGGGTGAGCGGTTCGGTACTGTGGGCAAACCTGCACCTGCTGTTCTGGCTATCGCTGGTGCCGTTTACGACCGCCTGGATGGGCGAAAACCACTTTGCCGCCGCGCCCATGGCCCTCTACGGCGTAGTGCTCCTGATGGCCGCCATTGCGTACTGGATTTTACAGCGGTCCATTTTGTGCAAGGAAGGGCCCGACTCGCTCCTGGCCGAAGCCGTGGGCAACGACCTGAAAGGAAAAATTTCGCCTGTGCTGTACCTGATCGCCATTCCCTGCGCCTTTGTCAGCCCGTGGATTTCCGGCGGCTTGTACATCCTGGTGGCACTGCTGTGGCTGATTCCGGACCAGCGCATTGAACGAACCATGCATGAGCACACTGAAACCACTCCTTAA
- a CDS encoding family 16 glycosylhydrolase translates to MSTLKPLLKVLLGAALLTTAACASRQPTTAPDGWQLVWSDEFDQDGPPDPANWTFETGFVRNEEAQWYQPQNARCADGLLRIEARRETLPNPHYDPKGTDWRTRRPQADYTSACLTTQGLHQWQYGRFEMRGRIDTRAGRWPAFWTLGVEGEWPRNGEIDIMEYYRGMLLANVAWGTSERWQAHWDDTHLPLDSLGDAAWSDRFHIWRMDWDADHIRLYVDDRLLNETDLHTTRNEDGTGKNPFHQPHYLLLNLAIGGMNGGDPTPTEFPARFEVDYVRVYQRTNGRP, encoded by the coding sequence ATGAGCACACTGAAACCACTCCTTAAAGTCCTTTTGGGGGCCGCATTGCTGACGACAGCCGCCTGCGCGAGCCGCCAACCGACCACCGCTCCGGACGGATGGCAGCTGGTCTGGTCCGATGAGTTCGACCAGGACGGACCGCCCGATCCGGCGAACTGGACCTTCGAAACGGGCTTCGTGCGCAACGAAGAGGCACAGTGGTACCAACCCCAAAACGCGCGTTGTGCGGACGGGCTGCTGCGCATTGAAGCCCGACGGGAAACGCTTCCCAATCCGCATTACGACCCCAAAGGCACCGACTGGCGCACGCGCCGCCCGCAAGCCGACTACACCTCGGCCTGTCTGACCACGCAGGGACTTCACCAGTGGCAGTACGGTCGGTTCGAGATGCGGGGACGGATCGATACCCGCGCCGGGCGCTGGCCCGCATTCTGGACGCTGGGCGTCGAGGGCGAGTGGCCGCGCAACGGCGAAATCGACATCATGGAATATTACCGGGGCATGCTGCTGGCCAACGTGGCCTGGGGCACGTCCGAACGCTGGCAGGCCCACTGGGACGATACCCACCTGCCGCTTGATTCGCTGGGCGACGCCGCCTGGTCCGACCGGTTTCACATATGGCGGATGGACTGGGACGCCGATCACATCCGACTTTATGTCGACGACCGACTGCTGAACGAAACCGATTTGCACACCACCCGCAACGAGGACGGCACCGGGAAAAACCCGTTTCACCAACCGCACTACCTGCTGCTGAACCTGGCCATCGGCGGCATGAACGGCGGTGACCCGACCCCAACGGAATTCCCCGCCCGCTTCGAAGTCGATTACGTGCGTGTGTACCAGCGTACAAACGGCCGACCGTGA
- a CDS encoding DinB family protein → MLLIEQLQRTQAETLSYFEASEPELRRSYGPGKWNVRYLLHHLADAESMLLERIKRIISEPHQILWSFDQDAWAEHLHYARRPLILSRNLYTACRNQMIYYARLHYEANGHLQFVHSEMGMRTLKEEFEKVAGHNQHHLEQIREALLIQPRFIPLR, encoded by the coding sequence ATGCTGCTGATCGAACAATTACAACGCACCCAGGCCGAAACCCTCTCTTATTTCGAGGCCAGCGAACCGGAACTCCGCCGCAGCTACGGCCCTGGCAAATGGAACGTGCGCTACCTGCTGCACCACCTGGCCGATGCCGAATCGATGCTGCTTGAGCGCATCAAGCGCATCATCAGCGAGCCGCACCAGATTCTCTGGTCGTTCGACCAGGACGCCTGGGCCGAGCACCTGCACTACGCCCGACGGCCGCTCATCCTCTCCCGGAACCTGTACACAGCCTGCCGCAACCAGATGATTTACTACGCCCGGCTGCACTACGAAGCGAACGGTCACCTCCAGTTTGTCCACAGCGAAATGGGCATGCGTACCCTCAAAGAAGAGTTTGAAAAGGTAGCCGGCCACAACCAACACCACCTCGAACAGATCCGCGAGGCGCTGCTCATCCAGCCCCGCTTCATCCCGCTGCGCTGA
- a CDS encoding DMT family transporter: MSASLRPLLLTTLAMLAFAANSVLCRQALKLTSLDAATFTSVRLLSGALALLAILTIRGRVQRQRQGNWGSALMLFVYAAAFSFAYLSLATGTGALLLFGAVQMTMVFAGLRAGERLQAGQWAGLAGALGGLVYLVLPGLEAPSPQGAAGMLMAGVAWGLYSLRGRATTDPVGATAGNFLRATPMALLLSLFTLFWFRPDPHGMLYAVLSGAVTSGVGYVIWYAALPHLRATQAATVQLSVPVLAALGGILLLGEPLTTRLVLASVAILGGIAAVLWFRSGRPIR, from the coding sequence ATGTCTGCTTCGCTCCGCCCTCTTCTTCTGACCACGCTCGCCATGTTGGCTTTTGCGGCTAACTCGGTTCTGTGCCGGCAGGCATTGAAACTAACGAGCCTCGATGCCGCCACGTTTACGTCCGTGCGTCTGCTGTCCGGGGCGCTGGCCCTGCTGGCGATCCTGACCATCCGCGGTCGGGTGCAGCGGCAACGGCAGGGCAACTGGGGGTCGGCCCTGATGCTGTTTGTGTACGCCGCCGCTTTTTCGTTTGCTTACCTCTCGCTCGCGACCGGCACGGGTGCCTTGCTGCTGTTTGGGGCGGTGCAGATGACGATGGTCTTCGCGGGGTTACGCGCGGGCGAACGGCTGCAAGCCGGGCAGTGGGCCGGACTGGCGGGGGCGCTGGGCGGGTTGGTCTACCTGGTGCTGCCCGGACTGGAGGCCCCTTCGCCGCAGGGTGCCGCAGGCATGCTGATGGCGGGGGTGGCGTGGGGCCTCTATTCGTTGCGAGGACGCGCCACGACTGATCCGGTCGGTGCAACGGCGGGTAACTTTCTGCGGGCGACACCGATGGCGCTTTTGCTATCACTGTTCACGCTGTTCTGGTTTCGACCCGATCCGCACGGGATGCTCTACGCGGTGCTGTCCGGCGCGGTCACCTCCGGCGTGGGGTACGTGATCTGGTATGCGGCCCTGCCCCACCTGCGCGCTACACAAGCCGCCACGGTACAACTCAGTGTGCCGGTACTGGCGGCCCTGGGAGGCATTCTGCTGCTCGGTGAACCCCTGACAACCCGGCTGGTGCTGGCTTCTGTCGCCATCCTGGGCGGCATTGCGGCGGTCTTGTGGTTCCGTTCCGGCCGCCCCATCCGCTAA